The sequence AATCGGAAGCGACTCCCCTGTCAAAGACGATTCTTCAATATATAGTCCCTTCGCTTCAATAAGGCGTACGTCAGCCCCGATACGATCGCCGCTTGCGAATTTCACAATATCACCAACGACAAGGTCGGCAGACGGCACTTTCATCCATTGACCATCACGTAAAACGAGCGATTCTGGGGCGGATAGTTTTTTTAACGCCTCAAGCGACTTTTCCGCTCGCCGCTCTTGTATAAATCCTAGGCATGCGTTAATGATCACAATCGCTACGATGGCGATCGCATCAATGTATTCCCCTAATACGGCAGAAATCGCCGTTGCCGCCAATAAAACGAGCACCATAAAGTCTTGAAACTGCCCGATAAATTGTTTGAACGCAGACGGCTTTTTTTCTTCTGATAGCTCATTTTTTCCAAATTGTTTTAATCGTTTTTTCGCTTCTTTTTCCGTTAATCCGAAACCGATTGTTGTGTTTACTTGTTGTTCGACTTGTTCAACACGCAGTCCGTGCCAGCTCATTTCTTTCCCCCTTCCGCTTATCTTATCTATGACAGCTTATTCAGGCATGTACGAAAAAATGATATGGTATAATGAAAAGAAAAAGAGAAAGGTGTTTTTTATGTCGTTTGACGGAGTATTTACATATGCGATGACAAAAGAATTGCAGCGCACGCTTGTCGGGGGGCGCATTTCAAAAATTTATCAACCGTTTCCACATGAATTAGTACTTCATATTCGTTCGTACGGAAACAACTATAAACTGTTATTATCTGCTCATCCTACTTATGCGCGCATTCATTTAACCAATGAGGTGTACGATCATCCATCAGAGCCGCCGATGTTTTGTATGCTTCTCCGTAAACATATCGAAGGAGGCGTCATCGAAGCGATTACGCAAGTCGATTTTGATCGCATCATCATCATTCACGTGAAAGCAAGAAATGAGCTTGGTGATGTATGTACGAAGCAACTCATTATTGAAATGATGGGCCGCCACAGCAACATCATTCTCGTCGATGCACAGACGAATACAATCATCGACAGCGTCAAACATCTTTCACCTGCTGTGAACCGCTATCGAACGGTGCTGCCGGGGGCGCCTTACATTTCGCCGCCATCACACAACAAACTGAATCCGCTTGATGCGACGGAAGAAACGGTGTTAAAAAAAATCGATTTTCTCGCTGGAAAATTAGCCGATCAACTCGTCGCCACATTTATGGGCATTTCTCCGCTGTTTGCGCGCGAAGCTGTTCATCGGGCAGGGCTAGCTAATCGGACGACGCTACCGAAAAGTTTTATGTCACTCATCGCAGAAGTGCGAAATGAAGCATTTACTCCGTGTATATATCGCGGACAAAAAGAAATATTTTACGCTTTACCTCTTACGCATATGGACGGGGAAGTGCAGTCGTTTGACACATTAAGCGAGATGCTTGACCGCTTTTATTTCGGAAAGGCCGAACGCGACCGTGTCAAACAACAAGCACACGATTTAGAGCGATTTGTCGCGAATGAAAAAGCGAAAAATGAGAAAAAGCTGTTGAAATTAGAAAAAACGTTAGAGGAAGCAAAGCAGGCGGAACAATATCGACTATATGGGGAATTGTTAACCGCAAATCTTTATGCAGTCAAACGCGGAATGAAAGAAGTGGAAGTTGTTAACTATTACGACGAAAATGGTGCAACGGTCACGATTCCACTTGATGAACAAAAAACGCCATCGGAAAACGCGCAAAGCTATTTTCAAAAGTATCAAAAAGCGAAAAACTCGCTTGCGATCGTCCAAGAGCAAATCGAACGCACAAAAGAAGAAATCGTGTATTTCGATACGCTATTGCAGCAGCTAGAAACCGCCTCGTCAAAAGATATTGAGGGCATTCGCGACGAATTAATCGAACAAGGATATTTGCGCGCCAGGGCGACAAAACAGAAAAAACAAAAACCGCGCACGATTGAACTTGAACGCTACATCTCAAGCGACGGAACGGAGATTTTTGTCGGCAAAAACAATAAACAAAACGACTACTTAACAAACAAATTCGCAAGCAAAGACGACATTTGGCTTCATACGAAAGACATTCCGGGTTCGCACGTCGTGATTAAAAGTAAACAACCGTCGGAACAAACGATCATCGAAGCTGCCCATTTAGCCGCCTACTTTAGCAAAGCGCGCCACTCGAGCTCCGTCCCGGTCGACTACACGCGCGTCCGCTACGTTAAAAAACCGAGCGGTGCCAAACCGGGCTTTGTCATT comes from Anoxybacillus flavithermus and encodes:
- a CDS encoding NFACT family protein encodes the protein MSFDGVFTYAMTKELQRTLVGGRISKIYQPFPHELVLHIRSYGNNYKLLLSAHPTYARIHLTNEVYDHPSEPPMFCMLLRKHIEGGVIEAITQVDFDRIIIIHVKARNELGDVCTKQLIIEMMGRHSNIILVDAQTNTIIDSVKHLSPAVNRYRTVLPGAPYISPPSHNKLNPLDATEETVLKKIDFLAGKLADQLVATFMGISPLFAREAVHRAGLANRTTLPKSFMSLIAEVRNEAFTPCIYRGQKEIFYALPLTHMDGEVQSFDTLSEMLDRFYFGKAERDRVKQQAHDLERFVANEKAKNEKKLLKLEKTLEEAKQAEQYRLYGELLTANLYAVKRGMKEVEVVNYYDENGATVTIPLDEQKTPSENAQSYFQKYQKAKNSLAIVQEQIERTKEEIVYFDTLLQQLETASSKDIEGIRDELIEQGYLRARATKQKKQKPRTIELERYISSDGTEIFVGKNNKQNDYLTNKFASKDDIWLHTKDIPGSHVVIKSKQPSEQTIIEAAHLAAYFSKARHSSSVPVDYTRVRYVKKPSGAKPGFVIYENQQTVYVTPDEELVVRMKKPV